The following coding sequences are from one Shewanella eurypsychrophilus window:
- a CDS encoding acyltransferase produces MGRVLSLIRGCLAFVCWLANTIFWVLPIIIFSPIKLIPITVTQTACSAFVDNCATAWITINGLIERIFHPVRVHIHSDAELSTKEWYMVIANHQSWVDILILQKALNRKIPFLKFFLKKELIFVPFLGLAWWALDFPFMRRYSTAQLRKNPKLKGKDIEITRKACAKFKSKPVSVMNFVEGTRFATEKHQKQNSQFKHLLKPKAGGLAFALSAMGEHIHKLVDVSIYYPDKVPSYWDYISGQVKDVHVHIRVSEIPSEMRGDYMKDREFKIAFQEQLNKIWFEKDQTLDLLAQEKTAKKKV; encoded by the coding sequence GTGGGTAGAGTTTTGTCATTAATCAGAGGCTGTCTGGCATTCGTGTGCTGGCTAGCGAATACTATTTTCTGGGTGCTTCCCATCATCATTTTTAGCCCGATTAAACTCATCCCGATCACAGTGACCCAAACCGCCTGTTCGGCGTTTGTCGATAACTGTGCCACAGCCTGGATCACGATCAACGGCTTAATCGAACGAATATTTCATCCAGTAAGAGTCCATATCCATAGTGATGCAGAGCTCTCCACAAAAGAGTGGTATATGGTCATTGCCAATCATCAATCTTGGGTCGATATCCTGATACTGCAGAAAGCACTCAATAGAAAAATTCCTTTTTTGAAGTTCTTTCTCAAGAAAGAGCTGATCTTCGTCCCATTTCTGGGATTGGCCTGGTGGGCATTGGATTTTCCTTTTATGCGCCGTTACAGCACGGCTCAGCTGAGGAAAAATCCTAAGCTAAAAGGCAAAGATATTGAGATCACCCGCAAAGCCTGTGCAAAGTTCAAATCCAAGCCTGTTAGTGTGATGAATTTTGTCGAAGGCACGCGTTTTGCGACTGAGAAACACCAGAAGCAAAATTCTCAATTTAAGCATCTACTTAAACCTAAAGCTGGCGGTTTAGCGTTTGCCTTATCGGCGATGGGAGAGCATATTCATAAGCTGGTTGATGTCTCTATCTATTATCCTGACAAAGTACCTAGCTACTGGGACTATATCAGCGGCCAAGTAAAAGATGTCCATGTGCATATTCGCGTATCTGAGATACCGAGTGAAATGCGCGGTGATTATATGAAGGATCGTGAGTTTAAAATTGCTTTCCAAGAGCAACTCAATAAAATTTGGTTCGAGAAAGATCAAACACTCGATCTGCTCGCCCAAGAAAAAACCGCAAAGAAAAAGGTATAA
- a CDS encoding YifB family Mg chelatase-like AAA ATPase, with translation MALACVATRANKGVEAPLVTVEVHLSNGLPAFNLVGLPETSVKEAKERVRSAIINAGFEFPMRRITVNLAPADLPKQGGRYDLPIAIGILAASDQIPKKSLDKHEFVGELALSGHIRHCHGLLPVIVEARQQDTALVLPLDNRSEAELVGFNKVYFASHLQGLSEYLHGQSQLPGIEPGLEWINTNDAEPQLCFSDVVGQYQAKLGLEIAAAGNHNLLLLGPPGTGKSMLASRMMQLLPPLNYDEALEVATLHSVAGQFIDPHNFYRRPFRNPHHTSSAISLVGGGSNPKPGEISLAHRGVLFLDEVVEFPRKVLDCLREPMEAGEVVISRAAAKLTFASRFQLIAAMNPSPCGDTNNARATPDQIQRYLSRLSGPFLDRFDLTIEVPRLPDGALTQKTAAAETSKSIALRVKAARESQLARAGVLNSDLTAKQLKQLGNFKQVDLLFLEQSVNKLGLSVRSYHRLQRVARTIADLNKCTNVERRHIAQALGYRAMDRLLNSLKAQY, from the coding sequence ATGGCCCTCGCCTGTGTCGCCACTAGAGCCAATAAGGGAGTAGAAGCCCCTCTTGTCACCGTCGAAGTTCATCTCAGTAATGGCTTACCCGCATTCAATCTCGTTGGCTTACCTGAGACCTCAGTCAAAGAAGCGAAGGAACGCGTACGTAGCGCGATTATCAATGCGGGATTTGAATTTCCCATGCGACGCATCACAGTAAACTTGGCTCCAGCCGACCTGCCTAAGCAAGGCGGGCGCTATGATCTACCCATTGCTATCGGCATCTTGGCAGCATCAGATCAAATCCCAAAAAAATCACTCGATAAACATGAGTTTGTCGGCGAACTGGCCCTTTCAGGCCATATCAGACACTGTCATGGCCTTCTGCCTGTTATCGTAGAGGCTCGTCAACAAGATACAGCTTTGGTGCTCCCCTTAGATAATCGCTCCGAGGCCGAACTAGTGGGCTTCAATAAGGTTTATTTTGCTTCCCACCTACAAGGCCTGAGTGAATATTTACATGGCCAATCTCAACTTCCCGGTATTGAACCAGGACTGGAGTGGATCAATACCAATGACGCAGAACCTCAGCTATGTTTTAGTGATGTTGTTGGTCAATATCAGGCCAAGCTAGGCTTAGAAATCGCGGCAGCAGGCAACCACAATCTACTTTTATTGGGTCCTCCTGGAACCGGAAAAAGTATGCTGGCCAGTAGAATGATGCAACTACTGCCACCACTCAATTACGACGAAGCCTTAGAGGTCGCGACACTCCACTCGGTAGCAGGCCAATTTATCGACCCACACAATTTTTACCGGCGACCTTTTAGAAATCCTCATCATACTAGCTCAGCAATTTCATTGGTGGGGGGTGGTAGCAACCCAAAGCCTGGCGAGATATCTTTGGCTCATCGCGGCGTACTGTTTCTCGATGAGGTGGTCGAATTTCCACGTAAGGTACTCGATTGCCTGCGAGAACCTATGGAAGCTGGTGAAGTGGTTATCTCACGCGCCGCCGCTAAGCTTACCTTCGCCAGCCGATTCCAATTAATCGCCGCGATGAACCCTAGCCCATGTGGCGATACCAATAATGCCAGAGCAACACCCGATCAAATCCAGAGATATCTCTCTAGGCTATCTGGGCCTTTTTTAGATAGATTCGATCTGACTATCGAAGTTCCACGACTTCCTGACGGTGCGTTAACTCAAAAAACTGCTGCAGCAGAAACCAGTAAATCCATCGCATTGCGGGTTAAAGCTGCCAGAGAATCACAGCTGGCACGGGCTGGAGTACTAAACAGTGACTTAACGGCCAAGCAGCTAAAGCAGTTGGGTAATTTCAAGCAGGTCGATTTGCTATTTCTGGAACAAAGCGTCAACAAATTAGGTTTATCGGTCAGGAGTTACCATCGCTTACAAAGAGTTGCGCGCACCATTGCCGACTTAAATAAGTGCACTAACGTTGAACGCAGGCATATTGCCCAAGCACTAGGCTATAGGGCCATGGACCGACTTTTGAATAGCTTAAAAGCTCAGTATTAA
- a CDS encoding TetR/AcrR family transcriptional regulator, producing the protein MKTESPTQSTRQHILDIGYKLIVAKGFSCVGLSQLLQAAEVPKGSFYHYFKSKEQFGEALIQGYFDSYKSDLDNLFGNTSLSGYERLMTYWQRWLTAQTQGCIDQKCLVVKLSAEVADLSETMRLALLRGSAVVIQQLNDCIAVGVKDGSIAEQESQSTAEMLYHMWLGASLMNKLGHSSDALDRALETTKSVLQPKV; encoded by the coding sequence ATGAAAACAGAATCTCCAACACAATCCACTCGTCAGCATATTCTCGACATTGGCTACAAGCTGATCGTCGCTAAGGGATTTTCCTGTGTGGGATTATCGCAACTGCTGCAAGCGGCAGAGGTGCCAAAGGGCTCCTTTTATCATTATTTCAAGTCGAAAGAGCAGTTTGGTGAAGCGCTTATCCAAGGCTATTTCGACAGCTATAAATCGGATCTAGATAACCTGTTTGGTAATACTAGTCTGAGCGGTTATGAACGCTTGATGACGTACTGGCAGCGATGGCTGACAGCGCAGACCCAAGGTTGTATCGATCAGAAATGCTTGGTGGTTAAACTCAGTGCTGAGGTTGCCGATCTCTCAGAGACGATGCGCTTGGCCCTGCTAAGAGGTTCGGCTGTTGTTATTCAGCAACTAAATGATTGTATTGCGGTGGGTGTCAAAGATGGTTCCATCGCGGAGCAAGAGTCACAATCCACAGCCGAAATGTTGTACCACATGTGGCTAGGTGCCAGTTTGATGAATAAATTGGGCCATAGCTCAGATGCTCTCGATAGAGCGTTAGAGACAACTAAATCTGTACTGCAGCCTAAAGTTTGA